The sequence TGATTCATACCAGCATCATGATCCATCACTGGCATGGCAAGCCTACCAGACAAAGTGCTGGAGACATTCCCCATGGCAGCTGTGAATCTGCTAGTAGAGGCAGAGAGATGATTTTGACCATTCAAACTCCCAAATCCTCCATCCATAGTACCTGACTTCTTGTTTCCCATCACATTGCCCTCCAGGCAGGGGCCACTGGTGAACACATTTTGTGTTGACCGTGTGACCCTATTTATGTCCTTTATATCATTTCCTTCATAATCAACACTGACCATACCACCTGCCCCACTGAACTGTGAAGAAATCATCATTTCTTGTATAATTTTCTCAACAGAGCTCTGAAATGCATTTGGGTCAACCTCATTTGACCTTGATGACTGCTCCATTGGTGTTTGAAAAGGTGAATGTGCTGAACTGGCATGGTTTATTGCAGTTGATCCGGCTAACATATTGTGAGAACTTTGAGGATTATTAGATGATGATGGTGTTAAACAAGAGAAGGGAGAGGAGGGATTGAGCTGAGCTAGTGTCAGAGTGGTTGAAGAGACAGCAGATGGAATCTGAACAAATGTCCCAGTATATGGACTGCCGGGACTAGTCATCTGATTTTCAATCCGTGAACTCACGGAATTCTGATGAAAAAGCCTGGCAACAGTAATGGCAGAGGAAGAGGTGGAGCTTGTGCCGAGGGAATTATTTGCACTTGCAACACCATTGCTTGTGGAAGGATGCATGACACTTGCCTGTACAGAATGAAGATCATCATTCGATGTAGGTCTAGTATGCTGCTTTTTCTCAGGTGGTTGCTGATCAGAACTGTGCAGCCCAGAAAAAGGCCTAGTTCTGCAGGGGAACTGGGCCAAACTCTCTGGAAAACAAACAAGATGTTATTAtgtgaaataaaaacttaaataaccacgagtcaaaactcaaaagattCAAATTTAGCCTGCGTTCTAGAAAACTCTGATGCGTTTGGGACAAATAGGAGAAGTTTGTTTTGTCACGTATAGGTTGTCAAGTAACATATTAATCCATTCTCACCAATATATATAACCTTTGAAGCTATTTCCCCCTTTTTAGCAGAATACTTGGGAATCCTCAACGAACCTAGCAGCAGCTAGCAAGGTGTCATTGCAATCTATTTGTCAGTTTGGTGTTTGTAAAAAATACTAGCTTTTACTTTAAGGAAGCTTTATGCaaggatgtattttttttagcacCTGTTCCAGGTTCATACAGTGGTCTTGCAACAGATCTAACTGGCAGATTTTGCTGTTGAAACTGTTGCATTTGGGGCTGTTGATGAGGAAATGCCCTCAAaggttgctgctgctgttgctgcaaGTAATTCATCTGTGCAGCAGGAGCCTGAGTAGACTGCCTGGACATGTGGAGGAGCTGCTGCTGTCGTAAATTCGACTGAACAGAAAGTTGATTTTCAACTTTAACAGGTCCAGTGCCTCTTCCAATCTGGTTCTGTAGTGGTTCTAGTTTCACTGAACCCAGACTCTGCAAGGACTGCAACCTACGCTGGGGACCAATCTGTTCATTGAATACCTGTGGCTCCAATTTTACAGGTCCCATCGCCCCTAAACTACCTCGAATGCAATGGAATTGCTTCTGCCCATGCGATAACATGAGTGGCTCAAATTGTTGAACTTGAGGTTGGTGATTACCAGAAGAGCTGGCAATTCGCTTGCTTTGAACTTTCCCGGATGAACCAGAACTCACCATATTAAAACCATCAGATGATGAGCTGAAACCCACATCATTTGCTACCATAGAAATGGGATTAGACTCCAAACAGAAAGTCCAGAGCTCGAGCCACCATTCCCAAAACTCTGATTGATAAGAGAAGACATACTTGGAAAGTCCCTAACCAAATTCATGTTATACTGACCTAGCTGCATGGAACCACCTCCTTGAGACCCCAAAATAGCAGAATTTGATCTCAAAAGCACAGGTTAAACAAAGAGGAACCACCAATTGGAGCCTGTGGCCTACTTGGTATCATTTTTTGGCCTAAACCCAGAAAACTACAACCTCACTTCATTACACAAAATGACATGAATTTTCACTACAAGCATGAATCTTGACCGACACCCTTTTGCGCAAATTAGCTTATCTAAACAACccaacaaagaaaaacacaaaaattcagCATCTTAACCTTTTTGAAGCCAATCATAGTACATTAACCACAATCAAAAGAGAATGCAGCAGTTTTTCCACAGACAATAAGACATAGCCAAGGAATTGCAGGCATTCTTCGACAAAACTGAACCTCAGATTGTTACATAAAACAGAAGaaagcattaaaaaagaaacccatttttctttttcattcctttttttttcctcaggaACCAAACAGACTACAAAATGTACAAAAGAAAGTAGTAAATGAAGGTGACAGAAGAAGCCAGCTAGCAGCAAAGAGAGAGTATTTGAGTGTCAACATTCTTAGAGAGTGAGTGAAAAGGCTGGGTGGCAGTGTTGGTTAGagtcgttgattttttttatcttttttaattaattcagaaAGGGAAACGAAAAGAAATATCctcaagaacataaaattattacATTGACTGGATTAACCTCAACCAAAACAACGTATATTTCATGGTGATATAGTTTGTTTCTTATAtatgtaataaatttttattttttaatttaaatcccATGAACCAAGttcattgttctttttttctcttcctttttttgtaCGAAAGGCCAGAGATTAGTGGAAAAACTGGGAATCCCGCTCCGCATGGAGCAGTCTCACATCTGAACTCCAAGCCATCTCTAGACCCAATTTGTCAACCCGTAACTCCGCCTTCAACGCCTCACCGCTTCCTCCGCCTTCAAGACCTCGCAGCTTCCTCCGCCAGCTTCCAAACCTGTTACTAACCTGCCATTAAAGTCTCTGATCCTCCAAACCATAAAGGCTTGGCTGCAGAACAGTCTCTTAATAAGACATGCAGAGTAGTCTCAGCACTATCAGAGCATAAAATACAGCTAACATTTGCAGTTAACTTTCTATGAAATCTTTGCCCATTTGTAAGAAAACCATTATGGACTGCCAACCAAAGAGACGTCTTAATGCGCTGTGGCCCTCTCCACTTCCAAACTAAATCCCATACCTTGTCCTTAGGGTTCCAAAATTGATTCCCGCTCTCCAAGCAAGAGCAAGCTGATTTAAGAGAGAATTTCTGTCACCATGTGACCAAAAAAAGCAGATGACGATGACCATTGTCAGGGGAGAGGGGGCATATGGATACAATTCACTAGCCAAACATCTCCTGGCAGCATGATGGTAAAATTATCCACCCAGTTATCACCGAAATCTCACTTTCTGCGCATTTCCCAATACCCAAAACCTATTCTTCATCACAGATTCCCGGCACTAGTCTCGCATGCCTCCACAGGTGAGATACTCCACCTGAATTTTTAAGAGACAAACCCCCATACTCTTCATAAAAGTACTTGGCTTTGATAACTTTAACCCATAATGCCTCTTTGCTTGTCACAACACCCCAAGCTTATAACTTCATTGAAATTCCGCACTCCTATGTTCCTCGGCTGGCAAATAGTTTTCCATTCGGATTTTTCTACTTTTTGTTTAGAATCAccccaaataaataaatccccTGCCACGGTTTATCTAATATCGTAGTGGTCTGCGTAGTAAACATAGGAAGTGAAGCTAAAACTGAATTACTAAAAGTGGGACCAGCAAAGGATAATTGTTTAGTTCTTCTTGAGGCTAATCTTGGGCTCACTCTATCCACTATTATCTCCGCAAGTGCTTTTAGTGACCCTTCTCTGGGATTAAAGGAACTCCAAGGTATCTTCCCAAGATTATGAGTCCATTGAAAACCCATACATCTACTAAGCTCCAGCCCTGTTCTCCTAGGACCACTTTTAGAGACCATTTCCAGCCACCTTAAAAGGTTCCCAGTTAACTCTTTTCAACCACACTGCCAGGAAGCCCTCATGAATAAAGCTCCACCGAAGTCTGTCGTATGCTTTCTCTACCAAGTTCATTGTTCAGATAGCAATTCCTTGGAAGAAACATTGGCGAAGCAAAGGGCATGCATGGGAAGAGGGTGCATTCATCATCACGTCCTAGAACATAATTCTTGgatttcattataattttggtggacatttttatgttttaatgttttaacgttttatttatttaatttattttaacatgcaTATGGATATATCTCTGAAGTTAAAGAGTAATAATTAGCAGTTAACAAAACCAAGGGAGTCGTGAGATTTAAACGAGTTGCCACTGCGGAGAAGGATGCTCTGGCCCCCACTTGTAATGGGGCATTTAACTTGAATTGCTGAGAGGAAGGAAGCTTTTGAATCCATTAACTCCTTTCAAATCCGTTAATATTCACCGTTACTGGATAGAGGCTTCCCAGAAAATAAACACGAAGAAAAGATCGCgattttcatttcttcattATTGTCATTGCCACTAAACAACAATCATCATTATAGTCTTGAATCTATTACTACACCATTATAATCTTGAATGCTGCCATCATAACTAACACCaccatttttatcataaatattataatttctcattttgcaaaaaaaaaatataaattatagaaaaatatattcctTCAAATAACTCATGTTTTcctcatgaaaatatttttcacaaaataatttataatggatgaggctaaaaataaatttcgcaaaaaaaataaaatatcttgtCACTTAATGCTCTAACCACCACTGCAACGATTCTACATAAAGATTTACATTATTCAGTTCCTAATTTTCAGAACCCCTCAGCATACACGACAACAAAGGTTATAGGGGTAGGCAATGACAAGAGACACCTATTACCTGGATTCAATTGCATGAGTTTCTGACCCTCTGAGAAATGAACGACGCCACCAGATCTGGAAGGCTTTGCTGAGATTGGGACATTCAGTACCATGCTTGGAGAAATACCCAAACCATTCTGTGAACAACATATACTGCTGCTTCATAGGAAGTGTAAGGAGTGTCTGACCCATGGCTTCTTCTAATGCTTTCATGTCCAAACCTTTTTTACATCTCTGTAGCCAACCGAAGTCCAGTAGCATTGGGCCAAACCATGCCTGGAGAAGCAGTGCTCTTGCTTCTGAGCGGCAATGCAATTTTCTTGTTCCCAttgcaataaataaaattgcagAAACCCGGCTGAGCTCGTATCTAATCATCGGAGATGTACTCTCATGCATTTTTAGCAAGTCCACTTGATCTGCCCACATTCCCACAAACTCCTCACCAATCTGACGATCAAGGAGGATTTCCAGCAGCCAAATGATGTTATCAACCTGTCTGGATATGCGTCCAATCAAGGGCTTACTCGTTTCCTTTTTCATCACTGTCCCTTGGGGTATGATATCAGAGGCTTCCTCCATGAGGCTGACTAACGAACCTAAACAGGAATGACAAACATCATAAAGATCCTCCTTGGTGAGATCATGTTGGTCCTTCTCGTACACTGAGCTTTTGCAAAGGAGACCCTTAACTAATGACTTCAGTTCATTTCTTGCGTTGGCATCGGCACAAGTAGTAATAGACCAAACAAGCTGCCTAGCTAGATTTTGTTGAGAATCTTCTGAACTAAGCAAGTGGAGTCTAGCCAAAATATCTCGAGCTGTGGTATCATCAAATTTAAACACTGTAAATAGATTCCTAAGTTTGTCCTCTTCTTCCTCCGTCCAAGGAACAGCCTcaaggtatttcaaacaagacaAAACACCTTTAGTAAACATGATGCCAGCTGATACCTGCAATAGTTTCAAAAAATCTTGTTAGATCAATAAGCAAATGGACAAAGACAAAGGGACTGTCAGTAAAACACGTCCTCATTTGAGTTTCTTCAATATGTGGCTACAACAGACAAAATCTAAGCCCTTGTACTGTAAACTTTTCTATGTTATGCTAATTAATTTGCGCAATCATTTTTCTAATGCCAGGCTGTGTAATAATCTAGAAAAGGGGAGAGCATAGTACAAGAAGTTGAAGATCATAATAATGGGTGTTTGCTACAACTCAGCACTTTGATCATTGACACAATGTTGATAGCCATTAAACTACAAGATGTGAATCTTGTTGATAACCTTTTGCTATTTTATTCAAATCTAGCAGCCCCAATGACATTGTGCCGATGCTCAAATACATCACCCATTTTAAGATATCCCACCTAGCATAATCTATGAATTCAACTCCTAAATAATAATACCTCCAAAAtaggttaaaaagaaaaatgcatcAACTGATCTTTCTTTGATCGCTTTATATGAGAAATTTTTTCACAGAAGTGGTTCTAAAGACGACTCTTCTGTTATAAAAATGATGAGCAGAAACAATTTTGTTTGTGTATGACATTGTGGTTGCAATGACAAAAAACTCGGGTTTTTTTGTCCCATTCAAATTGGAAAAGTTTCATATTGATGCTTTTCCAATTAGGATGAAAAGATTGTGATTGCTCCTATAATACCAAACAAACACTTCAAGAATCCTCAGAAATGATTACAGGCTCAATTTCCATCAAGTACATCTAAATGGAAGAATATGAAGAAGGGATTAGGTAGGGTCCCTTGCAAAAAGTGAGTTGTACATGTCTATAAGCATACATGCACGTGTGTGTTGTGTCTTAGTGAGGAATGAGTAATTGTCAACTCTATTATACTGAATCTCAATCTCTGATTAATTGGGATCAGTTGCATAGATCATTTTCTTCCAACTCATAGCACGAtgcttaaaaacaaattgtcTGCAAAATATTTAAAGCTAAGAAAAAAGTTTCTCCAACTTGATTATGTAACATTATTTACAAATTCTTTTCTATTCAAAAGTATATGATAAAAGACATGTTCAAAGGCACCATAAATTATAAGTCAATTGCAAAGTAGACAGTCAATAAGGTCCTCTCCCCCGTTTACTCTTTAACACATCCAGTAATAGACAATGAATGATAGAACAAAATGTACTTGAACAAGAGACAAAGGTatgtttgagaaattattttgcTATGCCTTGCAGTTCAAAAAGTCAACTAAATCTATAACCTAGGCCACAATTCTATCCCCATAATATCATGAGCTATTTCTCAGAACTCATAATGCGCTTGTTGCAAAGCCTTCCCAAAATGTTCATTGATTCCTTGAGAACAATTCTATGCagtgaaaaaaattgaggagCACTTAGCTCACTGTTTATCTTAACCATCTATTCAAGATTATCAGGTATTCCAGAAAGCACACAAAGGAAACTGTTAACAGTTGCAATCAATGTGATTGTTCAATCTCAATTGCCCGTGTCATACACGGGCATGCACCTGGGAATCCCACCAGTTCATATACTCAAGTCATGCACAAACAACGACAACGATGTCAAGACTGCTCAAAACCCCTATCCAACTGCTACCTAAACCTATCCATAACTCTAAATTAAAATCGGATAGTACTATTCTAGCTCTTGTAGAGCAATGGTATTGCATCGATACAAAGCAGGATTAAGATATAAGCCTGCGAAGAATGCTTTGAACATTTGCAATTGATGTGACAGTCCAATCTCAACCATCCGTGCATGACATACACAAGTGTCTCCAAAGCATCCTTACGCTTGACCACAAGCACATGTCATGTACAAATAACTGAGG is a genomic window of Populus alba chromosome 5, ASM523922v2, whole genome shotgun sequence containing:
- the LOC118032203 gene encoding transcriptional corepressor SEUSS, whose amino-acid sequence is MVANDVGFSSSSDGFNMVSSGSSGKVQSKRIASSSGNHQPQVQQFEPLMLSHGQKQFHCIRGSLGAMGPVKLEPQVFNEQIGPQRRLQSLQSLGSVKLEPLQNQIGRGTGPVKVENQLSVQSNLRQQQLLHMSRQSTQAPAAQMNYLQQQQQQPLRAFPHQQPQMQQFQQQNLPVRSVARPLYEPGTESLAQFPCRTRPFSGLHSSDQQPPEKKQHTRPTSNDDLHSVQASVMHPSTSNGVASANNSLGTSSTSSSAITVARLFHQNSVSSRIENQMTSPGSPYTGTFVQIPSAVSSTTLTLAQLNPSSPFSCLTPSSSNNPQSSHNMLAGSTAINHASSAHSPFQTPMEQSSRSNEVDPNAFQSSVEKIIQEMMISSQFSGAGGMVSVDYEGNDIKDINRVTRSTQNVFTSGPCLEGNVMGNKKSGTMDGGFGSLNGQNHLSASTSRFTAAMGNVSSTLSGRLAMPVMDHDAGMNHQQQALAYQLRLGAVNRFLDNQFD
- the LOC118032221 gene encoding LOW QUALITY PROTEIN: BTB/POZ domain-containing protein At2g13690-like (The sequence of the model RefSeq protein was modified relative to this genomic sequence to represent the inferred CDS: inserted 1 base in 1 codon; deleted 2 bases in 2 codons); translated protein: MAQSNHIRQCSTSHPRRRRSSWCCSFAVQPSSPENRPFTKPAFRKNKKPDSSVSKPGPYSVPNSPKSGLNFVGRIDPRRMLSPGRVSPIDSDPTADTTRDIIPDPSPQVDLSSKSRSESFRGRSERXSFSDTGSDSGRGVFDTRLNLRGRNGGGLVLELNSEVLIANSEVFAGLIFEYRKKLGSKCNSNEDGGNLSRKICRIEVPDVENLGIFRDTIELMFEEDIAKRLLKIGAYRAIDILEVSAGIMFTKGVLSCLKYLEAVPWTEEEEDKLRNLFTVFKFDDTTARDILARLHLLSSEDSQQNLARQLVWSITTCADANARNELKSLVKGLLCKSSVYEKDQHDLTKEDLYDVCHSCLGSLVSLMEEASDIIPQGTVMKKETSKPLIGRISRQVDNIIWLLEILLDRQIGEEFVGMWADQVDLLKMHESTSPMIRYELSRVSAILFIAMGTRKLHCRSEARALLLQAWFGPMLLDFGWLQRCKKGLDMKALEEAMGQTLLTLPMKQQYMLFTEWFGYFSKHGTECPNLSKAFQIWWRRSFLRGSETHAIESR